The following are from one region of the Gossypium hirsutum isolate 1008001.06 chromosome D03, Gossypium_hirsutum_v2.1, whole genome shotgun sequence genome:
- the LOC121203138 gene encoding uncharacterized protein: MAAIDGYALDSSFIHLSAEVVVAPVGILVTPIGHLVVGVGTMSHLDRIFALDSSYIKLNVSVSFVDLFVFLFHLQQFGQPQWLTIKGHSHFVKRVSEMLETKGCQFKLGCEVQSVLPADNGTTMVCGDGFQETYNGCIMAVDAPTALKLLGNQATFEETRVLGAFQYATSDIFLHRDSTLMPQNKSAWSALNFLNSSKNNAFLTYWLNALQYIGKTSEPFFVTVNPDHTPKNTLLKWSTGHAIPSVAASKASLELGQIQGKRGIWFCGYDFNQDELKAGMDAAHGILGKHSSVLHSPKNMSPSFMETTARLFVTKFFQQYISIGCVTFLEEGGRIFTFKGNMEKCPLKTVLKVHNPQFYWRIMKEADIGLADAYIHGDFSFLDETEGLLNLFRILVANKENSAASGSNKRRTWWSPALLTASISSAKYFVKHLLRQNTITQARRNISRVVCAAMPSRRRTKSRELPRPIVEELVGLCINHGSGHFCFLFSTL, encoded by the exons ATGGCGGCcatcgacggttacgcgctggattcctcctttatCCATCTTTCGGCGGAGGTTGTAGTTGCTCCGGTGGGGATTCTGGTTACTCCGATAGGGCATCTGGTTGTCGGTGTTGGGACgatgagccaccttgatagaata TTTGCATTAGACTCTTCCTATATAAAACTCAATGTGTCGGTTTCGTTTGTTgatctttttgttttccttttccaTCTTCAGCAATTTGGGCAGCCACAGTGGTTGACTATCAAAGGGCACTCACATTTTGTTAAAAGG GTTAGTGAAATGCTGGAGACTAAAGGTTGTCAATTTAAACTTGGTTGTGAAGTACAATCTGTTTTGCCTGCTGATAATG GTACCACCATGGTCTGTGGAGATGGTTTTCAAGAAACTTACAATGGATGCATAATGGCTGTTGATGCTCCCACTGCCCTAAAATTATTAGGAAATCAAGCAACATTTGAAGAAACAAGAGTACTGGGTGCTTTCCAATATGCTACCAG TGATATTTTCCTTCACCGGGATAGTACTTTAATGCCACAAAACAAATCAGCTTGGAGTGCATTGAATTTTCTCAATAGTAGCAAAAATAATGCATTCTTAACATACTGGCTCAATGCATTACAG TATATTGGGAAAACAAGTGAGCCATTTTTTGTGACTGTCAATCCAGACCATACCCCGAAGAATACCTTGCTTAAGTGGTCGACTGGCCATGCAATTCCCTCTGTTGCTGCATCAAAAGCTTCACTTGAGCTTGGTCAGATTCAGGGGAAGAGAGGAATCTGGTTCTGTG GCTATGACTTCAATCAGGATGAACTAAAG GCTGGTATGGATGCTGCACATGGTATCTTGGGAAAGCATTCTTCTGTTCTGCACAGTCCAAAGAATATGTCACCCTCTTTCATGGAAACAACGGCACGCCTCTTTGTTACTAAATTCTTTCAACAATATATATCTATTGGCTGCGTAAC TTTCTTAGAGGAAGGAGGCAGAATTTTCACTTTCAAAGGAAACATGGAAAAGTGTCCTCTTAAAACAGTTCTGAAAGTGCATAATCCTCAGTTTTACTGGAGG ATCATGAAAGAAGCTGATATAGGCCTTGCAGATGCATATATCCATggagatttttcttttcttgatgaAACTGAAGGCCTTCTTAATCTTTTCCGG ATTCTTGTTGCCAATAAAGAGAACTCAGCTGCCTCAGGATCGAATAAAAGAAG GACTTGGTGGTCACCTGCTCTGTTAACAGCTAGTATATCATCTGCAAAGTATTTTGTGAAGCATCTCTTAAGACAAAATACTATTACACAAGCTCGTAGGAACATTTCTCGTGTTGTTTGTGCAGCTATGCCATCAAGAAGAAGGACGAAATCGAGAGAGTTGCCAAGGCCAATCGTTGAGGAATTGGTAGGACTTTGCATAAACCATGGCAGTGGACACTTCTGTTTTTTATTCAGTACTTTATAA
- the LOC107949808 gene encoding uncharacterized protein At5g01610: MEKALTKVGSFWISKKAKEELSAVSNTVEEKAKWILNKLKGKHVKPLADVLREHNLPPGLFPRNITCYEMDESKSKLSVYMPAACEVRFKDGSAVRYGRRVKGMLSKGKLSGMEGMKTKVVVWVKVTGVCVESCKSDKVWFMASGVKK; this comes from the exons atggaaaaagctTTGACCAAAGTTGGTAGCTTCTGGATTTCCAAGAAAGCCAAGGAAGAACTCTCT GCCGTCTCAAACACCGTTGAAGAGAAGGCCAAATGGATACTCAATAAGCTCAAAG GTAAACATGTAAAGCCTTTGGCGGATGTCCTCCGAGAACACAACCTTCCGCCGGGACTTTTTCCGAGAAACATAACATGTTACGAGATGGACGAATCGAAATCAAAGCTGAGCGTGTATATGCCGGCGGCATGCGAAGTGAGGTTCAAGGACGGATCGGCGGTGAGATACGGAAGGCGGGTGAAAGGCATGTTATCGAAGGGGAAGTTGAGCGGGATGGAAGGGATGAAAACGAAGGTGGTGGTGTGGGTTAAAGTGACGGGAGTGTGCGTGGAGAGTTGTAAATCTGATAAAGTATGGTTCATGGCTTCGGGAGTGAAGAAATAA
- the LOC107949807 gene encoding protein WEAK CHLOROPLAST MOVEMENT UNDER BLUE LIGHT 1 isoform X1 → MDGNQQLCKHFHLRQKWLTLFSPLTKTMYLFYETSMSFSLFKTTVSSAYSLHFSFHQFQSDMEKEKNTEGLEKELANYRLQIEAKDSAYMQALLQLEHYKKTAEELAVLLRNSEHERDRYIEECNEFKNRVDELESKTKGMVDQLSETAKVREQLSCVLNELKVTQADVLNMESQLALAKDLEIKAITQAEIMEVSANMEMERSEKLLGRIAELHYAVLISQLSATEAENEKCRVVSEKDAEMEAMKATAFQAQEEMEDLRKQLETIRELENKLVAKTAYIESLQAKLEQVSNVLSSMENASLDGGIDLNQIKQDLEFKERKISDQAFYIEALETELKRLKLELENANQVAKNLKNDAQVSHHFVQTEKCVDHIMISVEEYNSLIRKVEKADEFSRSSAEDFDQLTTESVSKNQVEALKKQLEVAMAKIGLFRNRAEQAATRAEAAEKAKATAEEQLRKWQLQKQRRRAALAALREESAPKEFCLPTIEKLPTKHQPLGKVLNMNF, encoded by the exons ATGGATGGAAATCAGCAACTTTGTAAACATTTTCATCTCAGACAAAAATGGCTGACATTGTTTTCTCCGTTGACGAAAACAATGTATTTGTTCTATGAAACTTCAATGTCTTTCTCTCTTTTCAAAACCACCGTTTCCTCTGCATATTCCTTGCACTTCAGTTTCCACCAATTCCAG TCAGATatggaaaaagagaaaaacaccGAAGGGTTAGAAAAGGAATTGGCCAACTACAGGCTGCAAATAGAAGCAAAGGACTCTGCATACATGCAGGCTCTTCTTCAACTAGAACACTACAAGAAAACAGCAGAAGAACTTGCTGTCCTACTAAGGAACTCCGAGCACGAGAGAGATAGATATATAGAAGAATGCAATGAATTCAAGAATCGGGTCGATGAACTCGAATCAAAGACGAAAGGGATGGTAGATCAGTTGTCTGAAACAGCAAAGGTGCGCGAGCAGCTTTCGTGTGTTTTAAATGAGCTGAAGGTTACACAAGCTGATGTACTTAATATGGAATCACAACTTGCTCTTGCAAAAGATTTAGAGATCAAGGCAATTACACAAGCTGAAATTATGGAAGTCTCCGCTAACATGGAAATGGAAAGATCTGAAAAACTTTTAGGGCGCATTGCGGAGCTTCACTATGCTGTTCTTATTTCGCAGCTTTCTGCCACTGAAGCTGAGAATGAGAAGTGCAGAGTTGTGTCTGAGAAAGATGCTGAAATGGAGGCAATGAAGGCGACAGCATTTCAAGCACAAGAAGAGATGGAAGATCTGAGAAAACAGTTGGAAACAATTCGAGAACTCGAGAATAAGCTCGTAGCCAAGACCGCATATATCGAGTCATTGCAGGCAAAGCTTGAGCAGGTAAGTAATGTACTCAGTTCAATGGAGAATGCTAGTTTGGACGGCGGAATTGATCTAAACCAAATAAAACAAGACTTGGAGTTCAAGGAAAGAAAGATATCAGATCAAGCATTTTATATCGAGGCGTTGGAAACGGAACTTAAACGATTAAAACTTGAACTGGAAAATGCTAATCAAGTGGCAAAGAACCTGAAGAATGATGCACAAGTTTCACACCATTTTGTTCAAACAGAGAAGTGTGTTGATCATATAATGATCTCGGTCGAAGAATACAACTCTTTGATCCGAAAAGTTGAGAAGGCAGATGAATTTTCAAGGTCTTCAGCAGAAGATTTTGATCAGTTAACCACAGAGTCAGTAAGCAAGAACCAAGTTGAAGCTTTGAAGAAACAATTGGAAGTTGCAATGGCGAAAATCGGGTTGTTCCGGAACCGAGCAGAACAAGCGGCTACGAGGGCAGAAGCAGCGGAGAAAGCCAAAGCAACAGCAGAGGAGCAGCTGAGGAAGTGGCAATTACAAAAGCAGAGAAGAAGAGCTGCTTTAGCTGCCTTAAGAGAGGAGTCTGCACCTAAAGAGTTCTGTCTGCCCACCATTGAAAAGTTACCCACAAAACATCAGCCATTGGGTAAAGTTCTTAACATGAACTTCTAG
- the LOC107949807 gene encoding protein WEAK CHLOROPLAST MOVEMENT UNDER BLUE LIGHT 1 isoform X2, translated as MGEIDTKPIEPVKVAISLFGEKSDQLRRRSSSSDSDMEKEKNTEGLEKELANYRLQIEAKDSAYMQALLQLEHYKKTAEELAVLLRNSEHERDRYIEECNEFKNRVDELESKTKGMVDQLSETAKVREQLSCVLNELKVTQADVLNMESQLALAKDLEIKAITQAEIMEVSANMEMERSEKLLGRIAELHYAVLISQLSATEAENEKCRVVSEKDAEMEAMKATAFQAQEEMEDLRKQLETIRELENKLVAKTAYIESLQAKLEQVSNVLSSMENASLDGGIDLNQIKQDLEFKERKISDQAFYIEALETELKRLKLELENANQVAKNLKNDAQVSHHFVQTEKCVDHIMISVEEYNSLIRKVEKADEFSRSSAEDFDQLTTESVSKNQVEALKKQLEVAMAKIGLFRNRAEQAATRAEAAEKAKATAEEQLRKWQLQKQRRRAALAALREESAPKEFCLPTIEKLPTKHQPLGKVLNMNF; from the exons ATGGGTGAGATTGATACCAAACCTATTGAACCTGTTAAAGTTGCAATATCTTTGTTTGGTGAAAAAAGTGATCAGTTGAGACGCCGGTCAAGCAGCAGCGAT TCAGATatggaaaaagagaaaaacaccGAAGGGTTAGAAAAGGAATTGGCCAACTACAGGCTGCAAATAGAAGCAAAGGACTCTGCATACATGCAGGCTCTTCTTCAACTAGAACACTACAAGAAAACAGCAGAAGAACTTGCTGTCCTACTAAGGAACTCCGAGCACGAGAGAGATAGATATATAGAAGAATGCAATGAATTCAAGAATCGGGTCGATGAACTCGAATCAAAGACGAAAGGGATGGTAGATCAGTTGTCTGAAACAGCAAAGGTGCGCGAGCAGCTTTCGTGTGTTTTAAATGAGCTGAAGGTTACACAAGCTGATGTACTTAATATGGAATCACAACTTGCTCTTGCAAAAGATTTAGAGATCAAGGCAATTACACAAGCTGAAATTATGGAAGTCTCCGCTAACATGGAAATGGAAAGATCTGAAAAACTTTTAGGGCGCATTGCGGAGCTTCACTATGCTGTTCTTATTTCGCAGCTTTCTGCCACTGAAGCTGAGAATGAGAAGTGCAGAGTTGTGTCTGAGAAAGATGCTGAAATGGAGGCAATGAAGGCGACAGCATTTCAAGCACAAGAAGAGATGGAAGATCTGAGAAAACAGTTGGAAACAATTCGAGAACTCGAGAATAAGCTCGTAGCCAAGACCGCATATATCGAGTCATTGCAGGCAAAGCTTGAGCAGGTAAGTAATGTACTCAGTTCAATGGAGAATGCTAGTTTGGACGGCGGAATTGATCTAAACCAAATAAAACAAGACTTGGAGTTCAAGGAAAGAAAGATATCAGATCAAGCATTTTATATCGAGGCGTTGGAAACGGAACTTAAACGATTAAAACTTGAACTGGAAAATGCTAATCAAGTGGCAAAGAACCTGAAGAATGATGCACAAGTTTCACACCATTTTGTTCAAACAGAGAAGTGTGTTGATCATATAATGATCTCGGTCGAAGAATACAACTCTTTGATCCGAAAAGTTGAGAAGGCAGATGAATTTTCAAGGTCTTCAGCAGAAGATTTTGATCAGTTAACCACAGAGTCAGTAAGCAAGAACCAAGTTGAAGCTTTGAAGAAACAATTGGAAGTTGCAATGGCGAAAATCGGGTTGTTCCGGAACCGAGCAGAACAAGCGGCTACGAGGGCAGAAGCAGCGGAGAAAGCCAAAGCAACAGCAGAGGAGCAGCTGAGGAAGTGGCAATTACAAAAGCAGAGAAGAAGAGCTGCTTTAGCTGCCTTAAGAGAGGAGTCTGCACCTAAAGAGTTCTGTCTGCCCACCATTGAAAAGTTACCCACAAAACATCAGCCATTGGGTAAAGTTCTTAACATGAACTTCTAG